From a region of the Butyrivibrio sp. AE3004 genome:
- a CDS encoding extracellular solute-binding protein, with amino-acid sequence MKKKLVSVLLTTAMAASMLTACGSNGGSAEPAADTAESTETTAEEAATEEATEEATEETAEETTEETAEETSEDTAAAEDVDYGTGEIKIWVADNVVDFTKEQFDKFIEENPQFAGYTATVEATGEGDAAGNMITDVEAGADIYGFAQDQIARLVSAGALEVVEDSNAEKIKADNDAGAVSAATVGDTLYAYPLTADNGYFLYYDKSVVTDPSTLEGISEQCEAAGKNFYFEVNSGWYQTAFFFGTGAELTYDTDNDGNFTKCNSTYASDEGVVALKEIIELANTKSFQNGSSISSATDVAAIVDGTWDAEAAKELFGDNYACAKLPTFTGSDGKEYQLSGFGGYKLLGVKPQEDENKLAVCDALADYLASEEVQLARFNAVGWGPSNLKAQGADEVKADEALTALGEQLKFAIPQGQYPGDYWSLATSLGDSVISGEIPADASDDDVKKALEDFQTTCESYAK; translated from the coding sequence ATGAAAAAGAAATTGGTATCAGTTTTGTTGACAACAGCAATGGCTGCTTCAATGCTTACTGCTTGCGGTTCTAACGGTGGCAGTGCTGAGCCTGCTGCAGATACTGCTGAGAGCACAGAGACTACAGCTGAGGAAGCTGCAACAGAAGAAGCAACAGAAGAAGCAACAGAAGAGACTGCAGAAGAAACAACAGAAGAAACTGCTGAAGAGACTTCAGAAGACACAGCAGCTGCAGAAGATGTTGATTACGGCACAGGCGAGATCAAAATCTGGGTTGCAGATAATGTAGTAGACTTTACAAAGGAACAGTTCGACAAATTCATCGAAGAGAACCCTCAGTTTGCAGGATACACAGCAACTGTTGAGGCAACAGGTGAAGGTGATGCAGCAGGCAACATGATCACAGACGTTGAGGCCGGTGCAGATATTTACGGTTTTGCTCAGGATCAGATTGCAAGACTTGTTTCAGCAGGTGCACTTGAAGTTGTTGAAGATTCAAATGCAGAGAAGATTAAGGCAGATAATGACGCAGGTGCTGTTTCAGCAGCAACAGTTGGTGACACACTTTATGCTTATCCCCTTACAGCTGATAATGGCTACTTCCTTTACTATGATAAGAGCGTTGTAACAGATCCTTCTACTCTTGAAGGTATCTCTGAGCAGTGTGAAGCTGCAGGAAAGAACTTCTATTTCGAAGTTAACTCAGGCTGGTATCAGACAGCGTTCTTCTTCGGAACAGGTGCTGAGCTTACATATGATACAGACAATGACGGTAACTTCACAAAGTGCAATTCAACATACGCAAGTGATGAAGGTGTAGTTGCTCTTAAGGAAATCATCGAGCTTGCAAACACAAAGTCATTCCAGAATGGTTCATCAATTTCATCAGCAACAGATGTTGCAGCAATCGTTGATGGTACATGGGATGCAGAGGCAGCTAAGGAACTGTTTGGTGACAATTATGCATGCGCTAAGCTTCCTACATTTACAGGTTCTGACGGAAAAGAATATCAGCTTTCAGGCTTTGGCGGATATAAGCTTCTTGGTGTAAAGCCTCAGGAAGATGAGAACAAGCTTGCTGTATGTGATGCTCTTGCTGATTACCTTGCAAGCGAAGAAGTTCAGCTTGCAAGATTCAATGCAGTAGGTTGGGGCCCTTCAAACCTTAAGGCACAGGGTGCTGATGAGGTTAAGGCTGACGAAGCACTTACAGCTCTTGGCGAGCAGCTCAAGTTTGCTATCCCTCAGGGCCAGTATCCCGGAGATTACTGGAGCCTTGCTACATCACTTGGTGACTCTGTAATTTCAGGCGAAATCCCTGCAGACGCTTCAGACGATGACGTTAAGAAGGCTCTTGAAGATTTCCAGACAACCTGTGAGTCTTACGCAAAATGA
- the dprA gene encoding DNA-processing protein DprA, whose amino-acid sequence MKENAYAYMLHNVPYWGNKTLFRLMEEFGSCKDIYNVKEETLAKYVTAKQLSMFLKQKKKWDVEAEYEYLYNRGIDFYPYFSEEYPARLKDIPDAPFALYCIGKLPDELKPSVSIIGARNSSEYGRYAARLFGEKLALAGIQIISGMARGIDGISQTAAINSGGLSFAVLGSGVDVCYPEENRMLYDALITQGGIISEYVPGTAPKPQFFPPRNRIISGLSDAVLVIEAREKSGTLITVDMALEQGREVFALPGRINDSLSYGCNSLIRQGAGIASSPEDIASYLRKELFKKLPKLNEDNRNFKTGECEEMLSMSEKQKIIYRVLDFYPQTSSVIFEKVVASGMEMNVSEVMNGLVELCISGFVSQNGTGFYKKVS is encoded by the coding sequence ATGAAAGAAAATGCTTACGCATACATGCTTCATAACGTTCCGTATTGGGGGAATAAAACACTCTTTAGACTAATGGAGGAATTTGGGAGCTGTAAGGACATATATAACGTAAAAGAGGAAACTCTTGCAAAGTATGTAACGGCAAAGCAGCTTTCTATGTTTTTAAAGCAAAAGAAAAAATGGGATGTGGAAGCTGAATACGAGTATCTCTACAACAGGGGAATAGATTTTTATCCTTATTTTTCAGAGGAATATCCCGCGCGATTAAAGGATATACCTGATGCACCTTTTGCACTTTATTGCATTGGCAAACTCCCTGATGAGCTTAAACCGTCGGTTTCAATTATAGGAGCAAGAAACAGCTCCGAATACGGCAGATATGCGGCAAGACTTTTCGGAGAAAAGCTGGCTTTGGCTGGAATTCAGATAATCAGCGGTATGGCGAGAGGAATAGATGGTATTTCGCAAACTGCAGCAATAAATTCCGGAGGATTGTCCTTTGCGGTGCTTGGAAGCGGAGTGGATGTCTGTTACCCGGAGGAAAACCGAATGCTCTATGATGCGCTTATCACTCAGGGAGGAATCATATCAGAGTATGTTCCGGGGACAGCACCAAAGCCACAATTTTTTCCACCCAGAAACAGAATAATCAGTGGATTGTCGGATGCAGTACTTGTTATTGAAGCAAGAGAAAAGAGTGGGACACTTATTACCGTTGATATGGCACTTGAACAGGGGAGAGAAGTCTTTGCGCTTCCGGGTAGGATAAATGATAGCTTAAGCTACGGCTGTAATTCACTGATAAGGCAGGGAGCAGGCATAGCATCTTCGCCGGAGGATATAGCATCTTATCTTAGAAAAGAACTATTCAAAAAGCTTCCGAAGCTGAATGAGGATAACCGGAACTTTAAAACCGGAGAGTGCGAAGAAATGCTTTCCATGTCTGAAAAACAGAAGATTATCTACAGAGTGCTTGATTTTTACCCTCAGACATCATCGGTTATTTTTGAAAAGGTTGTTGCAAGCGGGATGGAAATGAATGTTTCTGAAGTAATGAACGGACTTGTTGAGCTATGTATATCCGGTTTTGTATCCCAAAATGGGACAGGTTTTTATAAAAAAGTGTCATAA
- a CDS encoding LacI family DNA-binding transcriptional regulator: protein MSNQITIEDVAAALGVSKTTVSRAISGKGRIGEATRNRVLEYIEQNNYKPNVVAKGLAQRRTFNIAVVWPGDSALVDLPFFQRCLVGISEVTGGYSYDIVISVVAGEEISNLKRIIDNHKVDGVILTRTLIDDKPADYLRKSGIPFVAIGSSLDEDIITVDNDHFDACRELTSILIGKGHTKLALIGGSQNHMITRTRYEGFMSAFGQSGKKVDESLIYLNQGNEQRLTEIVKNLAEKKVDGVVCMDDQLAGYVMSICRSVQIRIPEDLRLASFYNSNILENAIVPVTSLNFDDRNLGAAATRMLMKIIDGEKVESQKLKNYEVIMKESTK from the coding sequence ATGAGCAATCAAATCACTATTGAGGATGTAGCGGCTGCTCTTGGGGTTTCCAAGACAACCGTATCCCGGGCAATATCAGGGAAAGGAAGAATAGGAGAGGCAACAAGAAACCGCGTCCTCGAATACATTGAACAGAATAATTACAAACCCAACGTAGTTGCCAAGGGACTTGCACAGCGCAGAACCTTTAACATAGCTGTGGTGTGGCCCGGAGATTCCGCATTGGTTGACCTTCCTTTTTTTCAGCGGTGTCTGGTCGGAATAAGCGAAGTTACCGGCGGATATAGCTATGATATAGTTATATCGGTTGTGGCTGGGGAAGAGATCTCAAACTTAAAAAGGATAATCGACAATCATAAGGTCGATGGGGTAATCCTTACAAGAACGCTCATAGACGATAAGCCTGCCGATTATTTAAGAAAAAGCGGAATACCGTTTGTTGCTATAGGATCATCTTTGGATGAAGACATCATCACTGTGGACAATGATCATTTTGATGCCTGCAGAGAGCTCACATCCATTCTTATAGGAAAAGGACATACGAAGCTGGCACTTATAGGCGGTTCGCAGAATCATATGATAACCCGAACCAGATATGAAGGCTTTATGAGTGCGTTCGGACAGTCCGGCAAAAAAGTTGATGAATCACTGATATACCTTAATCAGGGGAATGAGCAGCGACTCACAGAAATAGTGAAGAACCTTGCCGAAAAGAAGGTCGACGGTGTGGTATGCATGGATGATCAGCTTGCGGGATACGTTATGAGTATATGCAGGTCGGTGCAGATCAGAATTCCTGAGGATTTAAGACTGGCATCCTTCTATAACAGTAATATACTTGAGAATGCAATCGTTCCGGTGACATCACTTAATTTTGATGACAGAAATCTCGGAGCTGCTGCAACCCGAATGCTCATGAAGATTATAGATGGGGAAAAGGTCGAATCACAAAAACTGAAAAATTACGAAGTGATCATGAAGGAGAGCACGAAATAA
- a CDS encoding type IV pilus twitching motility protein PilT, with product MSRIDDILKIAKESGASDVHITVGIPPKMRVNGKLIALEGYQRMLPADTQEIADAIMSIKQKELLEANGQHDMSFSIMGLGRFRLNVFKQRGSIAMAIRLVETTIPDPETLGIPKSVVNLYQRQRGLVLVTGPTGSGKSTTLASIIDMINNNKEAHIITLEDPIEFLYQHNKSIVNQREVGLDSDNYANALRAALREDPDVILVGEMRDLETISTAITAAETGHLVLSTLHTIGAASTVDRIIDVFPPHQQQQIRIQLANVLEAVISQQLIPTTDGEARVAAFEVMHVNSAVRNMIREGKTHQLITIMQTNRKLGMITMDEAIIELCRSGKISRDMAIQYAQDPDIMQNKILR from the coding sequence ATGTCAAGGATTGATGATATTCTAAAAATAGCTAAAGAATCCGGTGCTTCGGATGTTCATATTACTGTAGGTATTCCGCCAAAGATGCGTGTTAACGGAAAACTGATAGCTCTTGAGGGATATCAGAGAATGCTTCCTGCCGATACACAGGAAATAGCTGATGCGATAATGAGCATTAAGCAGAAGGAACTTCTTGAAGCAAACGGGCAACATGACATGTCATTTTCTATAATGGGACTTGGACGTTTCAGACTCAATGTTTTTAAACAGAGAGGTTCTATTGCCATGGCAATAAGACTTGTTGAAACAACTATTCCCGACCCGGAAACCCTTGGAATTCCCAAGTCTGTTGTTAATCTTTATCAGAGGCAGCGCGGACTTGTCCTGGTAACAGGCCCTACAGGCTCCGGAAAATCCACGACACTGGCTTCAATAATTGATATGATCAATAACAACAAAGAAGCTCATATTATAACTCTTGAAGATCCTATTGAGTTTTTGTACCAGCACAATAAATCAATTGTTAACCAGCGAGAAGTCGGACTTGACAGCGATAACTATGCAAATGCGCTTCGTGCAGCACTACGTGAAGATCCTGATGTAATTCTTGTAGGGGAGATGCGTGATCTTGAGACCATAAGTACTGCTATTACAGCAGCAGAAACAGGACATCTTGTTTTATCAACACTTCATACAATAGGTGCTGCAAGTACTGTAGACAGAATAATAGATGTTTTTCCGCCTCATCAGCAGCAACAGATAAGAATTCAGCTTGCAAATGTTCTTGAAGCGGTTATTTCACAGCAGCTTATTCCGACAACAGACGGAGAAGCCAGAGTGGCTGCTTTTGAAGTCATGCATGTAAATTCCGCTGTAAGAAACATGATCCGTGAAGGAAAAACACACCAGCTTATTACTATTATGCAGACCAACAGAAAGCTTGGAATGATTACCATGGATGAGGCTATTATTGAGCTTTGCAGAAGCGGCAAAATCTCCAGAGACATGGCAATTCAATATGCTCAGGATCCTGATATAATGCAGAACAAGATACTCAGATGA
- a CDS encoding sugar ABC transporter permease has translation MIKTGYKTKKAIGNVFAYIFLILICIIWLFPFVGLVLQSFRSYATEYGGMVSYIVPKQFSLDNYKFMFSGETNFLLWYKNTVTIAFFVSLLQTMVILCVSYALSRMRFAGRTLLMKSWLILGLFPGFLTMICLYFLLKQFGLTQAGAIPGLILVSVASSGMGYYVCKGYFDTIPKALDEAARIDGASRARIFFTMTIPMSKPIIIYTALVAFMAPWNDYIFASYVAFGHDKSYNVAVAMYRWMNTNDYQGYFTRFCAGGVLIAIPVTILFMFLQKYYVEGVTGGAVKG, from the coding sequence ATGATTAAAACCGGATATAAAACTAAAAAAGCTATCGGGAATGTTTTTGCTTATATATTCCTTATCCTGATATGTATTATTTGGCTGTTTCCCTTTGTGGGACTTGTACTTCAGAGCTTCAGATCATATGCTACTGAGTACGGCGGAATGGTAAGCTATATCGTTCCAAAGCAGTTTTCACTTGATAATTACAAGTTTATGTTTTCTGGTGAAACCAACTTTTTGTTATGGTATAAAAACACGGTAACAATTGCATTTTTTGTTTCACTGCTGCAGACAATGGTTATTCTTTGCGTAAGCTATGCGCTTTCAAGAATGAGATTTGCGGGAAGAACACTTCTTATGAAGTCCTGGCTTATCCTTGGTCTTTTCCCGGGATTCTTAACAATGATCTGTCTGTATTTCCTTCTTAAACAATTCGGACTTACACAGGCAGGAGCTATTCCCGGACTCATTCTGGTATCTGTTGCAAGTTCAGGTATGGGATATTATGTATGTAAAGGATATTTTGATACTATTCCCAAAGCCCTTGATGAGGCTGCAAGAATTGATGGTGCTTCAAGAGCAAGAATATTCTTTACCATGACAATTCCTATGAGTAAGCCAATCATCATCTATACAGCCCTGGTAGCGTTCATGGCACCTTGGAATGACTATATTTTTGCATCATATGTAGCTTTTGGTCATGATAAGAGTTACAACGTAGCCGTTGCTATGTACAGATGGATGAATACAAATGATTATCAGGGATACTTTACCAGATTCTGTGCCGGCGGCGTACTTATAGCAATTCCTGTAACAATATTGTTTATGTTCCTTCAGAAGTACTATGTCGAAGGTGTTACCGGCGGTGCTGTAAAAGGTTGA
- a CDS encoding carbohydrate ABC transporter permease, with protein sequence MAHGSKTKNKVTLATLLSALGNDLKMIGLTFKEGDIKTKLSFIIMGLGPILRGQILIGLVLMLAQALFFWYIKGFGWAYLSKITTLGTVATQKIKRKTVYGDNSFLILLFGVLSIFAVIAIITLWRLNVAENRKEELALKAGKKLPTNLETFTSLFDKNFDKTLLLLPVTGIFVFTVLPIVFMIFIAFTNYDSNHQPPANLFTWVGLENFKELVSFGNQGLGPTFFKVLAWTLVWAFFATFIDYFLGLAVAILINKKGIKFKKLWRTILVMTIAVPQFVSLLYVAKMFANDGLINGFLKSVGLIENSIPFWSNPMLARITIIVINIWIGIPYLMLIATGLLMNIPEDLYESARIDGASPWQMFKSITLPYMLFVTGPFLLTQFTGNLNNFGVIFLLSGGGPGTISYAGNAGTTDLLVTWLYKMTVNDSNYKMASVIGIMVFIVTAIFALGVYGLLPSVKDEEGFQ encoded by the coding sequence ATGGCACACGGCTCAAAAACAAAGAATAAAGTAACTTTGGCCACGCTCTTAAGTGCACTCGGTAATGACCTTAAGATGATCGGGCTTACATTTAAAGAAGGCGATATAAAAACAAAGCTTTCATTTATCATAATGGGACTAGGCCCAATATTAAGAGGACAGATACTTATCGGTCTTGTACTTATGTTGGCACAAGCCCTTTTTTTCTGGTATATAAAAGGATTCGGCTGGGCATATCTTTCCAAGATAACCACATTGGGAACTGTAGCAACTCAGAAGATTAAGAGAAAAACCGTCTATGGCGATAACAGCTTTTTAATTCTTTTGTTTGGTGTACTGTCAATATTTGCGGTAATCGCGATTATTACATTATGGAGATTGAATGTTGCTGAGAACAGAAAGGAAGAGCTTGCACTGAAAGCAGGTAAGAAGCTTCCTACAAATCTTGAAACCTTTACATCGTTATTTGATAAAAACTTTGATAAGACATTATTACTTCTTCCTGTAACGGGAATATTTGTATTTACCGTACTTCCAATCGTGTTCATGATATTTATAGCGTTCACGAATTATGATTCAAATCATCAGCCGCCGGCTAACCTGTTTACCTGGGTTGGACTGGAAAACTTTAAAGAACTTGTTTCATTTGGAAATCAGGGCCTTGGCCCCACATTCTTTAAGGTTTTGGCATGGACACTGGTGTGGGCTTTCTTTGCAACCTTTATTGACTATTTCCTTGGACTTGCTGTTGCAATTCTGATAAATAAAAAAGGAATAAAATTCAAGAAGCTGTGGAGAACCATTCTGGTTATGACAATTGCCGTTCCACAGTTTGTATCACTTCTTTATGTTGCCAAGATGTTCGCTAATGACGGACTTATAAACGGATTTCTTAAAAGTGTCGGACTTATAGAAAATTCGATACCTTTTTGGTCAAATCCCATGCTTGCGAGAATTACGATCATTGTTATCAACATCTGGATCGGTATCCCGTATCTTATGTTGATCGCAACAGGTCTTTTGATGAATATACCTGAAGACTTATACGAAAGTGCCAGAATAGACGGTGCAAGCCCCTGGCAGATGTTTAAGAGTATAACTCTTCCTTACATGCTTTTTGTTACAGGACCTTTCCTGCTTACACAGTTTACAGGTAACCTTAACAACTTTGGTGTTATTTTCCTTCTTTCAGGAGGTGGCCCGGGCACAATAAGTTATGCCGGAAATGCCGGAACAACAGACCTTCTTGTTACATGGCTGTATAAGATGACAGTTAATGACAGCAATTATAAGATGGCTTCCGTTATCGGTATTATGGTATTTATAGTAACTGCAATATTTGCACTCGGCGTATACGGCCTGCTTCCGTCAGTAAAGGATGAGGAGGGATTCCAATGA
- a CDS encoding YifB family Mg chelatase-like AAA ATPase, producing MFSTVVSGAVKGIMPYLMQVEVDTSDGLPMFNMVGFMSGEVKEASERVRVALKNAGYPLPPMRITVNLSPADIRKSGIAVDLPVAIGILTAIGEIDPDSLKDTLVIGELGLDGEVKAVSGVLPMVTHAFGKGYKTCILPRDNAGEGAVVSGMKIIGVSSLSEAAAYLKSEAADRDSLIEPTVVDIDELFTDQNGMEMNLGGMDFSEVNGQSAVKRAVEIAAAGYHHILLIGPPGSGKSMVAKRIPSIMPPLSRDEALEVSSIYSVAGMLKKGETLITRRPFMSPHHSITEAALAGGGSVPHPGVISLSHRGVMFLDEMAEFKRNTLNLLRQPLEDREVHIARSGGNFSYPADILLVGAMNPCPCGYYPDLNKCKCSENEITRYLGRISGPILDRIDICIEAAKIDVGELSHSGACNESSADIRKRVIRATKIQGKRFEREGIRFNSEMSPLQIQKYCKLGMQEQRLMERIFTTMDLSARAYHKVLRVARTIADLDGSERIEAAHLSEAACYRMMDSKYFSKSGTDAEIRIAVRGGAL from the coding sequence ATGTTCAGTACAGTAGTTTCAGGTGCGGTAAAGGGAATCATGCCGTATCTGATGCAGGTTGAGGTTGATACCTCAGACGGACTTCCGATGTTCAATATGGTTGGATTTATGAGCGGTGAAGTTAAGGAAGCATCCGAGAGAGTTAGAGTTGCCTTGAAAAATGCAGGGTATCCGCTTCCGCCTATGAGAATAACGGTGAATCTGTCACCGGCAGATATCAGAAAGTCAGGAATAGCAGTTGATCTGCCTGTTGCAATCGGAATACTCACTGCTATAGGGGAAATAGATCCCGATAGTCTTAAGGATACGCTGGTTATAGGTGAGCTCGGACTTGACGGAGAAGTTAAAGCGGTAAGCGGCGTGCTGCCTATGGTAACGCATGCTTTTGGTAAGGGGTATAAGACCTGCATCTTACCTCGGGACAATGCCGGGGAAGGGGCTGTGGTCAGTGGAATGAAAATAATCGGTGTAAGTTCGCTTTCAGAGGCAGCGGCATACTTAAAGTCAGAGGCAGCAGACAGAGATAGTCTGATTGAACCCACAGTTGTTGATATAGATGAACTTTTCACTGACCAAAATGGGATGGAGATGAATCTTGGAGGGATGGATTTTTCTGAAGTGAACGGGCAATCCGCCGTTAAGAGGGCGGTTGAAATTGCTGCTGCAGGCTATCATCACATTCTTCTCATCGGTCCTCCGGGATCCGGAAAAAGTATGGTTGCAAAAAGAATCCCCTCAATCATGCCGCCACTGTCAAGGGATGAGGCACTTGAGGTTTCCTCAATTTACAGTGTTGCGGGTATGCTTAAAAAGGGAGAGACACTTATAACGAGAAGACCTTTTATGAGTCCGCATCATTCAATAACAGAGGCAGCTCTTGCGGGAGGCGGTAGTGTTCCGCATCCCGGTGTTATATCACTTTCGCACAGAGGAGTGATGTTTCTTGATGAGATGGCTGAGTTTAAGAGAAACACTCTGAATCTATTAAGGCAGCCACTTGAGGACAGAGAAGTGCATATTGCAAGGAGCGGAGGAAACTTTTCATATCCTGCGGATATACTTCTCGTAGGTGCGATGAATCCATGTCCCTGCGGATACTATCCGGATCTGAATAAATGTAAATGCTCCGAAAATGAGATAACCAGATATCTTGGAAGAATATCCGGACCGATTCTGGACAGGATAGACATATGTATAGAGGCGGCCAAAATAGATGTGGGAGAGCTAAGTCATAGCGGAGCGTGCAATGAGAGTAGTGCGGATATAAGAAAAAGAGTTATCAGAGCAACTAAGATACAGGGAAAGAGATTTGAAAGAGAGGGAATAAGATTCAACTCGGAAATGAGCCCTTTGCAGATACAGAAATATTGCAAGCTGGGAATGCAGGAACAACGCCTTATGGAAAGAATTTTCACCACCATGGATCTGTCAGCCCGTGCTTATCATAAAGTGCTGAGGGTTGCAAGAACAATTGCGGATCTGGACGGATCTGAAAGGATAGAAGCTGCACATCTTTCTGAGGCAGCCTGCTACAGAATGATGGATTCAAAATACTTTAGTAAAAGCGGTACGGATGCGGAAATCAGGATAGCTGTGAGAGGAGGGGCTTTGTGA